One genomic window of Lytechinus variegatus isolate NC3 chromosome 1, Lvar_3.0, whole genome shotgun sequence includes the following:
- the LOC121418850 gene encoding E3 ubiquitin-protein ligase TRIM71-like — protein MAAAPSPTIEGRFQKCLKPGLNRPHDVIVHQGQYIVTDTFYNRVIAVNPADNSLEVLCEKKQERLSSNMRPYGIVALSDSKQDFLITDAANRSILRYTDNSCKVWSEAELPQNGCPAGIAVDPLSGNVYVADSQNRCIRVYDADGRYCRSFGSDHLQSPWFLDFNSEGHIFVTDNLAGLKIFAKDGKFVKKLAIRSENRSWSCRGVTIDQYDNIFVTARTKGSFRLLSREKVVVFDHTHRVVSSLGGLMQFNYVRGLCCDYGNNRLVVVDGEWHRLQLYKLYNQQQSALRQHSVLVDSPRDEGDHATKEHGGDCDDEMDEGFVIVSSCDCQDDSDDGDVDDPETCMDDYDYDYSHLELFREENYNIASLTLQPESVEYNLS, from the coding sequence ATGGCGGCTGCTCCATCTCCTACAATCGAAGGACGTTTCCAGAAATGTCTAAAACCTGGTCTCAATCGCCCACATGATGTGATCGTTCACCAAGGCCAATACATCGTCACCGATACCTTTTACAACCGGGTCATAGCAGTGAACCCAGCGGACAATTCTTTAGAGGTCCTCTGCGAAAAGAAGCAGGAGAGGTTGTCATCGAATATGAGGCCTTACGGGATCGTTGCTTTGTCGGATTCCAAGCAAGATTTCCTCATCACCGACGCAGCAAACCGGAGTATTCTGAGATACACTGACAACTCTTGCAAGGTTTGGAGCGAGGCGGAGCTGCCTCAGAATGGATGCCCGGCCGGAATAGCGGTTGATCCATTATCAGGTAATGTTTACGTCGCTGACTCTCAGAATCGCTGTATTAGGGTTTATGATGCGGATGGTAGATACTGTCGTTCTTTTGGTTCGGACCATCTCCAATCGCCCTGGTTCCTGGACTTCAACTCCGAAGGGCATATCTTTGTGACGGACAACCTGGCAGGGTTGAAGATCTTCGCAAAGGACGGCAAGTTCGTCAAGAAATTGGCGATACGTTCTGAGAACAGGTCTTGGTCCTGCCGCGGGGTGACCATCGATCAGTATGATAATATATTTGTGACTGCGAGGACGAAGGGTTCTTTTCGATTACTCAGCAGAGAAAAGGTCGTGGTCTTTGATCACACTCATAGAGTGGTCTCCAGCCTTGGAGGATTGATGCAGTTCAACTATGTGCGAGGTCTCTGCTGCGACTACGGAAACAATCGCCTTGTCGTAGTGGATGGGGAGTGGCACCGACTTCAACTCTATAAACTTTACAATCAACAACAATCAGCCCTAAGACAACATTCAGTTCTTGTAGACTCACCCAGAGATGAAGGAGACCATGCTACCAAGGAACATGGTGGTGATTGCGATGACGAAATGGATGAAGGCTTCGTCATAGTGAGTTCATGCGATTGCCAAGACGATTCTGACGACGGTGATGTTGATGACCCTGAAACATGTATGGACGATTACGACTATGACTACAGCCACCTTGAACTCTTCAGAGAGGAAAACTATAACATTGCGTCTCTGACTTTGCAACCCGAATCCGTAGAGTATAATTTGTCATGA